From the genome of Candidatus Hydrogenedentota bacterium:
TCCCGACGGCAGTGTGCCGAAAGAGGCGGTGGAGCGATTGACAGCCGTCGGGAAATGGACCGCGAAAAACGGCGAGGCGCTGTACGGCAAGGTGGAGCGGCTGGCCGGGCGTTTTGAATGGATGCCAACGGGACAATTCACGCTCAAGGGCAAGACGGCCTACTACTGGTGTACCCGATGGCCGGGAACCGAATTGACCCTCGGCGGCATCAAGGGCAAACTACGCGCTGCGTCGCTACTCGCGGACGGACGCCCTGTCGCCTTTACGCAGGAAAAGGATCGCGTGATCCTGAGGGGATTACCGAAGAATTCACCCGATAAAATCGCGGGTGTAACGGTACTCAAGTTGGAATTCGCGACACCGCCGCGGCAAGTGCTTGGCGCGGGATGCGTGGTCATTTGATGCCATGCTTGCGTGCTGGGTGCTGGCAATGGCAGTGGCTGCCGATGAAATGATTGCGCCGGGCGTGCATGTGCTGGATGGCGCCGTCAATACCGGCGTAATTGTTCGCGATGGCCATGCGTTGCTGATCGATTGTTGCGATACGGTTACGCCCGAACGACTCGCGGCCATCGGCGTGTCTGATGTCGAGCGTATTCTCTGCACCCAGTTCCGCCGGACGCACAACGCAGGCATGTATCCTTTTGCCGTCCGGGGCGCAAAGATCATTGTTCCAAAGACGGAGCAATCGTTGTTTGAATCGGCGGAGGCGCATTGGAACGACTGGTCGAACCGCTGGCATCTCTACCGTGCCCGGCCCGGCCCGCTCGTGCCGGCGCGATCGGTCAAAGTAACGCGCGGCGTGGGGGAGGGGGATACAATCGAATGGCGGGGCGTGGCCATCCGTACGCTCGATACACCCGGCGCAACCGACGGCAGCGTTTCGTATCTTGTCGAAGTCGGGGGACGTGGCGTCTGCTTTTGCGGAGACGTCGTATGTGCGCCCGGCAAGGTCTGGGATCTGCATTCATTGCAGAAGGGATTCGGCGGCGTGCGGGACTACCACGGATTCCTTGGTGCGAGCGGGATGGTCCTCGAAAGCGCCCGCAAACTCGCGGCATGCACCGCGGAAATGTTTGTGCCTTCGCATGGAAAGCCGTTCGCGCGATCCGAATTTGCGATGGAACTCCTCGAAAAGCGTTTTGATGCGCTTCGTCGCAATTACGCCGCGATATCCGCCCTGAACTTTTATTTTCCGACGCTGTTCAAAGATCTGGAGGACGATCCGCTTCGCATGAAGCCCGCCGATACCCTTGAATTGCCGTCGTGGGTGCGGCGTGTCGCGTTCACCAGCTACGCCGTCGTTTCCGATTCCGGCGCGGCGTTGCTTATTGATTGTGGACACGACTCGGTGTTGGCAAAGCTAGACGAGTGGAAAAAGGAAAACGCGATTTCCGCCGTCGAGGGCTGTTGGGTTACTCATTATCACGACGATCATGTGGATTCGCTTCAGCGCCTCGCGAAAGAATTCAAATGCCCTATTATCGCAAGCGAACGCACCGCGCCCATTCTCGAGCATCCAACGCGATACTGTCTTCCGTGCATCGCGCCGTGCCCGGTGTCCGTCGCGCGCGCGACGCATCACGGCGAATCGTGGGTCTGGCACGAGTTCATGCTAACCGCGCTCGATTTTCCCGGTCAAACGCTTCACGACGGGGCGCTGCTCGTCGAGGGTCACGGTGTCAAATTCCTGTTTGTCGGTGATTCCGGCTCGCCGACCGGACTGGACGATTATACGGCCGGCAACCGCGTCTTTCTTGGGGAAGGCCGGGGATCGCGGCGCTGCCTGGAAATCCTTCGCGAGGCGCGGCCGGATTTCATCCTGAACCAGCATCAGAACAAGTCGTTCCGATTTACGGAACGACAACTCGACTACATGAATGCCCTGCTTGCGGATCGCGAGAAACTCATCGAGGATCTTACGCCGTGGGACAATGCCAACTTTGCCACCGACGAGCATTGGGTGCGCGCCTATCCCTACGAACAGGATATCGTTCCTGGCGCGACCTTCGCGATTGATGTCCAATTCACCAATCATGTTGATTCGGAAGCCCAGGCGCAAGCGGAGCCTGTACTACCCGATGGCTGGGCTTTCGAGCGGACGCGCAGCAACGCCACGATCCAAGTTCCGCCCGGAACGAATGGCATCGTATCGCCGGGCAATCCGCATTCCGACACATTCGCCCGACTCTGGATTACCGCCCCTGCGAGCGAAACGCCCGGACGCTTCGTTATCCCGTTCCGCATTACATGGCGAGGCCAATATCTCGGACCATTCCGCCATGCGCTGGTGAATGTTCGGTAGATCAAACAATTTTCCTAGTATCCCGTTCCTTTTTTTCGATATCTGCGTGTATCTGGGGCCTCTGCGGAAAACCACACAAGCCACAGATGACGCAGGTACACGCAGATGGAAAACAGGGCACGGATGTTCGGACCATGCGATTCCAAACTCCATCCTCGTGTTAGAACTGTCCAAAAGAAGTTTGAGCGGGAAATTTCTTCTTCGTTGCGAAGACGAAATATCACAAGAACCCTATCCCCCCAAAAACGTTGTCTGGTTGCTCAACAAGGCTTTCTGCAAGCCGCAATTTGGACAGAGATAACCTAGCGCATCATGTTCCAGTGCGGCATCGCGAAACATCCGGTAGACTCCCTCTCAATCGCTTTGCTACACTTGCGCCGATTTGAAGCGATTGCCGGGTATCCCGATTTGGCGATTTACCGGATGTATGGCAAAACACGCGAAAGGAGTCCAAGGTGGCATGTTTTCCCCAACGGCGGTGGCAATACTTCTTTTTCAAATGGCGGGATCGGATGTGATGTCCCAAGAACTTGATGCGCCGCCCCGCCCGGACTGGTCGCGTCCCTGTACGGTATTGAACGGGCCATGGCGGTTCGATTTCGATCCGGGCGATCTCGGCGAAAAGGAAAACTGGCCGCAATCGCACGCGTTTACCAGGACGATTGTCGTGCCGTATCCGTGGCAAAGCGAACTATCCGGCATCGGCGATGTCGAGTACCAAGGCGTGGCATGGTATCAGTGCGACATTACTGTACCGAAGGACATCGTGAATCGCCGCGTGTTTCTGGTGTTTGGCGCGGTGGATTATCACGCGAAGGTCTGGGTCGGCGATGCGCTCGTCGCCGAACACGAGGGCGGCTATACCCCGTTCGAGGCCGAAATAACGGATCTCGTGAAGCCGGGCGAGTCCGCAAAAGTCACCGTGCGCGCCCACGATATCACCGATCCTGAAACGCCGACCGGCAAGCAGACCGGCTGGTACACGCGCACCGGCGGAATCTGGCAAACCCCATACATCGAGTATCGCGGATTGTCCTATATCCGAAAAGCGCACATTACGCCCGACATTGACAAGGAGCAAGCCGCGTTCGATTGCGAGATTGAAGCGCGGCAGGCCGGTTCATATACCGTCGCGGTGCATGCCGTTCTCGGTTCGATCCATCTGCGGACAAAAAAGACCGTCGCGTGCCAGCGGGGATTGAACAAGGTCCAGGTAATCCTTCCCGTGCGGAATCCGTCGCTGTGGTCGCCCGATTCGCCATCCCTTTACGAGACGCGGCTCACGCTTCTCCGCGGTGAAACGGCGGTTGACGCGGTGGAAACCTATTTCGGCATGCGCAAGATCGGGCGCGGCGTGTACGGCGGATCCGGGCACGAATACATTCTGCTCAACAACAAGCCGATCTATCTGCGCGGCGCGCTGCACCAGTCCTTCAATCCAAAGGGCATCTATACGCATCCCGACGACGACTACATCCGCAACGATTACGCGAAGGCCAAGGAATTCGGACTCAACTTCATCCGCATCCACATCAAGATAGATGAACCGCGCGCCTTGTACTGGGCCGACCGCCTGGGCATTCTCCTGATGTGCGACATGCCCAACTTTGCGAAGAACACGTCCCTCGCTCGCAAGCGCTGGGAAGATATGCTGCGCGCGGCCATTGATCGTGATTTCAATCACCCGTCCATCTTCGCGTGGTGTGATTTCAACGAAACATGGGGGATAGGGGACGGCGGCTATTCGTCCGAAACCCAGCAATGGGTCCGCGACATGTACCGGCTGACGAAGGAACTGGATCCGACGCGGCTCGCGGAAGACAACTCGCCTTGCCTGTACGATCACACGGAAACGGACATCAATTCGTGGCACTTCTACATTGACCGGTACGAGGCCGCCGCCAAGCACATCGCCGAGGTGGTCGAAAAGACGTTTCCCGGCTCCGAATTCAACTACGCCAAGGGATGGAAGCAGGGGACGGCGCCGCTCATCAATTCCGAATACGGCGGCGTCGGCGCGGGATCCGGCGACCGCGACATCTCGTGGGTTTTCTTGTTTCTGACGAATCTCCTGCGCAAGTACGACAAGATCGGCGGCTACGTCTACACCGAACTCGAAGACATCGAATGGGAACATAACGGATTCATGAACTACGACCGTTCGCCGAAGGAATACGGTTATCCGGCGGGCATCACGCTCGCGCAACTCCAGCACGACGAATTCCCCGTGCTCGATTGTCCGCCGTACCAGCGCGTCGAGGCGCACAGCCGCGTGCGTATTCCCGTCCTGCTCAGCCATTGGTCCGAACGCAAGGGATTGAAGGTGCGCATGTCCGTGGACGGCACGACGGTCAACGGTCTGCCTTGGAGCAACGCCATCCGCCCCGTCGAATGGGACGTTGACGCCAAACCCTTTGCGGTAACGCCGGTAAACGTGTACGAATTCGATCTACCCGGGGCGAACGGCATCCTCAATGTCGTCGCGGAAGTCCTCCTCAACGGGCAGCGGTGCGCGGCCAACTACTGCGTCATTGACGCGCGCGGCGGCGGCGATTGGTTCCGACCGGACGAATACGCCGCCACGTTTCCCGTCAACGCCTTCTCGCAATGCGGATTTGACGACATGCCCGCCATGGCCGATGACTGTCCCGGTAAGATCAGCGGCTACAAGACCGGTTTCTTTGAATACCAACTGCGCCTGCCCCGCGGCCTCAAGGCCGGCGAAGTCAAGGGATGCCGGTTGGTTGTGGAAGCCGGCTCGAAGGCAGACGCCGAACGTCTCGACTGGCCGGCCCGCCGCCATCCACAAGATTGCCCGCAGACCGACGGCAAGACGTGGCCGACGGATCTGACGTTGTCGCTCAACGGCGTTCCGATCAAGCACATGACCCTCGGCAGCGATTACGCCGATGCGCGAGGGGTCTTGTCCCACGCGGCGCATCGCGATCACGGTTCGCACGGTGAAATCCTCGATATTCCCATTGAAGGAGAAGCGTTCACCGTGCTTCAAAAGGCGCTCGGCTCGGCGTCGCGCACGGTTACATTGCGTTTCGAGATCAAGCCGGACGCCGCGAATGCCGGCGGCCTGGCGCTCTACGGCGGCGAGATGGGCGCGTTTCCGTCTGATCCGGCGCTTGTATTCCAACTCGTTCCCGAAGCCCAAAAACCCGAAAAACCGGCCAAGGTTCTTGCGGCGAAAGGCCTGCCGTTCGATACGATTATTCAACGTGGACCGAAAGGACACTTGTGGCGGTTCACGACCGACGATCCCGGTCCAAACTGGAACCAGCCCGGTTTCGACGACAAGGCATGGAGAACCGGCAAGAGCGGTTTCGGAACACCCGAAACGCCCGGCGCGCGGGTCGGGACAATCTGGAAGACAAGCGACATCTGGCTTCGCACCAACATTGCAATGCCCAAGTCTTCACGCGGTAAAAAGATCGTTCTCGACCTGCATCATGACGAAGACGCCGAAATTTTTGTCAATGGAAACCCGCTGCTTGCGAAACCCGGCCATGTCGCCGAGTACGAGCGTATTGTTTTGTCCCCCGAACAAGCGGCCCTGTTCAAGGCCAATAATCTTGTCGCCGTGCATTGCCGCCAAACCCGCGGTGGACAATTCATAGATCTTGGACTGATGGTGCGCAAGTGAAAGTGTGGCGCCGGATTCCGATTTGGCCGGGTTGTTGTTTGTGCCGAATGGGAATCCGACGCCACAAAGCGTTTTCCTGAACGGGTTCCAATGCCCCGAGGGGGGATCTATCAGTACCTTAAAGTCTGGCTTCTACAAAAAACAACAAGAAATTCTTGGGCAACTTGCGCAACCAATTGAAGTTCTACGATTTAGCGAGTGCGAAAACCGCGGGGTTTCGAGCGTGATTACGATTACGAGCACGAGCACGAAGAGAAACTGGGTTGGGGGCGCTGCCCACGTTAGGAGAAATCGAGCTCGAAGTAGTAGATGTCGTCCTTGAGCTGGCTTTTGACTTTGCAACCGGACTTGTGGAAAACCGTTTGCATTGCCTTGTTCTCGCGCAACACTTCCGCAGTGAATCCGGCGATGCCGTTTCGCTTGGCAATCGTGATCAGATGCTTGAGCAGGAACGATCCAATGCCGCGGTTTTGCCAGGCGTCATCCACGATGAAGGCCACCTCGGCGCGGTTCGTGTGGGGATCGAGGTAGTAGCGCCCGATACAAATGATGTCTTCGCCGAAGGCTTCGGAAAGGGTACCCACCACCGCGACTTCGGTGCGGTGATCGATGTAGACGAAGTCCTGAACCTGTTCACGCGAAAGCCATTTCATGCGGCTCATGAAGCGGCGGTAGAGGGTTTCGGCGGAAACACCGTAGAACAGATCACGGATCAGGGGCTCGTCGGTCGGATGAATCGCGCGGAAATTGATTAGAGTGCCATCCGAACAAAGATAGGTTGTCTTGACCTCTTGCGGTCCGACGGCGAAAGTGTCCACATCGGCCATTTCGGGCCGGACGTATTTCGCTTTCACGGCTTCCTTGAGAAGGTGTTCGCGATACTTGGGATGTGCGATGCTGATCAGCGCCAGCGCGCGTTCCTGGACGTTTTTCCCGTGAAGATAGGCCACGCCGAATTCGGTGACGACATAATGGACATCGCCGCGGGTCGTTACGACGCCCGCGCCGGGCGTGAGGAACGGGACGATGCGGGAGACTTCTCCGTTTCGCGCCGTGGACGGTAGCGCGATGATCGCCTTGCCGCCGTCGGATCGGGCGGCGCCGCGGTTGAAGTCCACTTGGCCGCCGATGCCGGAATAAAATTTCGTGCCGAGCGAATCGGCGCAGACTTGTCCAGTCAGATCCACTTCGAGGGCGACATTGACCGCGACCATTCGGCGTTGGCGGCTGATGACAAAGGGGTCGTTCACATATTCGGTCGGATAAAACGCGAAGATTGGGTTGTTGTCTATGTAATCGTAGAGCCGCTGCGACCCCATGCAGAAACTGGCCACGACCTTGCCCTTGTCGCTCGTCTTGAGCGAACCGTCAATGACGCCCGCCTCAATCATGTCAATGAGGGCGTCGGTAAACATTTCCGTGTGGATGCCGAGGTGCTTTTTATCCTTGAGAGACTGCAACACGGCGTGGGGAACGCGCCCGATGCCCAGTTCGACCGTTGAGCCGTCCTCAATGAGCGCCACGACGAACTCGCCTATTTTGGATGTCGTTTCGTCGGGCTTGGCCCAATTGACCTCGACCAGGGGGGTGTCCACCGGCACGAGAAAGTCTATGTCGTTTACGTGGATGAAACTGTCGCCCAGCGTTCGCGGCATGCGCGGATTGACCTGCGCGATCACGAGTTTCGCGTTGGCCGCGGCGCTCTTGACAATGTCCACCGAAACCCCGAGACTACAAAGCCCGTGTTCGTCGGGCGGCGTCACATGGATCAATGCCGCGTCCAGCGGCAGTTGACCGGAACTGAACAGGCGCGGAATTTCGGATAAAAAGATCGGCGTGTAGTCGCCGACGCCTTCCTGAATGATGTTGCGCACATTTTCGCTGATGAAGAAACTATTGACGATGAAATGCTCGGAAAGGTTCTTGGCGGCATAGGGCGCGTCGCCGAGGGTCAGCATCTGGATGATTTGGACGTCCGCCAGTGAACTCGCCCGCGCCACAAGGGCCGTGGTGAGTGCCTGGGGATGGGCGCAACCGGTTCCCACGAATACCCGATTGCCCGGTTTGATGTGCCGCACGGCTTCGTCGGCCGTGGCGATCATGTCGTCGTATTTTTGGGTCCATAAGGGGTCGTAACTGATGGGCTTGTCACTCATTGCGTTTCTGTACTCCGGACAAAATCATTCGCGCGTCGGCTACGACGGCGGCCGTGCCGGCCGGGCCCACGAGGAATGGATTGATATCAAGTTCCTTGATTTGCGGGAAATCGGTGACCAGTTGGCTGATGCGCTGCAATCCGTTCGCGATGGCTGTGATGTCAACGCCGGCTTCGCCGCGCGCACCTTTGAGCAACGCATACGATCGTGTGCCCACGAGCATCTGCATGGCCTCTTCCGCCGTAATCGGCGCCAGATAGAATGTGACGTCTTTCATTACTTCGACAAAGATTCCGCCGAGTCCGAACATCAGCATCGGGCCGAATTCCGGATCGCGGGTCATCCCGATGATGACCTCGCGGCCGCGCGGGGCCATCTGCTCGATGTAGACGCCGTCGAGGCGTGCCTCCGGCATGCGGCGTCCGATGCGCAGCATCATGAGATCGTAGGCGTCGCGGACCTGATCGGCGTTCGACAGCGACAACTTGACGCCGCCCATATCGGACTTGTGCAGAATGTCCGGCGATGAAATTTTCATAGCCACGGGATAGCCCACGTGCTCGGCTACGGCCACGGCCTCGTCCGCCGACGCGGCAAGTCGGCCCGGTGGGACATCGAAATCGTAGGCTTGCAGAATTTCCTTGGCCTCGACCTCGCCGATTTCCGGGCGGCCGGTCTTCATGTGCCTCGCAATCACGCGCTCGACGCGCCTACGGTTCACGGGAAAGCGCGTCACAATACGGGGCGGCCGATTTTGCCACAAGGCATAATCGCACAGGGCGCGCAGCGCATAGACGGCGCGATGAGGCGCGGGATAATCCGGAATCCCGAGTTGTTTCAACGTCCGGCGCGCTTCCATGACGTCGTGTCCGCCCATGAACGAAGTAACCATTGGCTTCTTTTCGCCGGCGGCCTCCGCGATGGCGTGCGCCGTGCCGACGGCGTCGGTCATGGCCTGTGGTGTGAGAATGACGCAAAGGGCATCGAAGGAATCGTCCTCCATGACCGCCCGAACCGCCTCGGCGTAACGTTCCGGCGACGCATCGCCCAAGACGTCTATCGGATTGCCCACGCTGGCGGCGGGCGGCAATTTTGCCTTGAGCATCGTTGCGATGGCCGGCGAGGGCGCCTCGACCTTGAGCCCCGAATGCTCGGCGGCGTCGGCGGCAATGATGCCTGGTCCGCCGGCATTGGTGATGATGGCCACGCGATCGCCCTTTGGCATGGGCTGCATTGCGAACGCCATGGCCAAATCAAACAAAGCCTCAAAATTGTAGGCGCGCATGACGCCCGCGCGCTTGAAGGCCGCGCCGTAGGCGATGTCCGCCCCGGCCAGACTGCCCGTGTGCGACGAGGCCGCCTTGACGCCGGCGTTGGAGGTGCCGACCTTAAGCGCCACGATCGGCTTGAGGTTCGCGGCGGCTTCCGCGGCCTTGAGAAATTCATCGCCCTGCGTGATGTTTTCCAGATAACAGGCGATGACCTTGGTTTGTGGATCGCGGGCCAGTTCCGCGAGAAAGTCCGTCTCGTTTAGATCGGCCTTGTTGCCCATGCTGATCAACTTTGCCAACCCCACGTCTTCCGCCGCGGCCCAGTCAAGAATCGCCGTGCACAGCGCACCCGACTGAGACACGACCGAAATGCCGCCCGGCTTGGGCATCTGCTTGGCGAAGGAAGCATTCATCGCGTTTTCGGTGTTGATGAGGCCGAGACAGTTCGGACCCAGCATGCGCACGCCGTTTGAACGGCACAACGCCGCGATTTCGCGTTCGAGGGCCGCGCCTTCCGGGCCGATTTCCTTGAATCCGGCCGTGATGACGGTAATGGCTTTGGCATTCGCATTGATCGAACTTTCGACCGCCGCGCGCACCAGTTTGGTCGGCACGGAAACAATACCCAGATCGATAGTGCGTCCGTAGGTCTTGAGATCCGGATAACACTTCAGGCCGAGCACGTCTTCGCCCGATGGGTTGATGGGGACTATTTCGCCTTTGAAACCGGCGCGAACAAGGTTCGCCACAATTTCGTGACCGACCTTTCCCGGAGTCCGTGAAGCGCCAATCACGGCCACGGTTTTGGGATAGAGCAACGATTCCAGCATTGCCGAGCACCTACTTCCGAAGGGTGAACTGACTCACCGCACACCAGCATACTCCACTTGTGCGGCGCCTAATCCCCGCTGCGGCGGAACACGCATACACGCGTCGCGTCGCGCCGGTTGTTTAGTGAAAGAAGTATAGCACCCGATGAGAGTCCATTCAACCGTTTGGAAAAGGCGCATGCCATTATCAGGGCGCATAATAAGGCCATTCCCGCGTAATCCATTGCGGGGATGCTAACGCCGAAATCCGGCGTGAGGGGATCGAGGCCGAAGGCGCGTTCCTGGCCGTCGGATATCCCATCACCATCGGTGTCGGCGTTGTACGGATCGGTTTCGTCCGCGTCCCTGAGTCCGTTGAAATTGGCGTCCTCGACGGCATCCGGCAGGCCGTCGCGGTCCGTGTCCCGTCCATTGTAGACGTCGGCGACATGCAGAAACTCGTGCGCGAACGGACGCTCCCCCTCGACGCGCCAGAGACGAAAACCCGGTTGATCGCCGATGGTGTAGCAGGTTGCCCCCGACGTGACCAACTGGATGCCGTTGTAATCGCTCTCAAAGTTCATGTGCAGGTGTCCGGCGAGGTACGCCACCACGCCGTATTGCTCGAAGAGGGCCAGCACATCCGTGCTTTTTTCCCGCGGAATGCGGGGCGAATCGTCTCCCGGTTCCCCGGACTTGAGGGGAAGCGGATGGTGGCCGGCCACGAAAACGGGGCTTCCCTGTTGCGAGGCCGCCTGCAGTTCGGACAGGAGCCACGCATCCATCGTTTCGGTGGTGCCCGGAACGTAATTCACCCAAAGCATCGTGTTCACCACGATGAACGTGTAACCCTCGTGTGTGAACGAGTGGTAGTCGGCCCCAATATACAACGCAAACAAGTCGGCCTGATCGTTGTTGCCGATGGCGTAATGGGCCGGCATGCGGAGTCCCGCGACGATTTCATTGAAATCCTCATAGGCTTGGGCGTATTTCGCCGAGTCAATCAAATCGCCGCAGCATACCACGAACGCCGGATTCAGATGATTGATATACCGGACCGCCAGCCGGAGCATCGTTTTGTCGTGTTCGTAGCCCGCCTTGCCCAACTGCGGATCGCACAACTGCACGAATGTGAACGGGCCGAGGGCCGGCGCATTCGCGCACCATGCCGTCACGGCAATCAATGCCAACATAAACACGCGACGTATTTTCATTGCACGTCCTTCCGGTATCCGCCGCGAAGCAACGCGACGTTTACGGTTATTGCCGTTCGGCGTCCGGCATGTCCGCCAGCACGTCGTCGAGAATGAGAATACGCTCGAACCATATCATGAGGAGCGTGGCTAAGTAGCGTCGGCCCATCTGCCGGATGCGTAGGTTCGACTGGCCCCACGTGCGCCCGGACCAGCCAATCGGGATGGTGGCAATCGAAAATCCGCGAATCAGCGCCGACAGCGACATCTCGATGGTGATGTTGAAGTGGCAGGCGTGCAGCGGGCTGATCGCTTCGATGACGCGGCGCCGGTACACCTTGAACGCGTTGGTCATGTCGTTGTGCCGCGTACGGAACATAATCCGGATGACGAGATTGCCGATTCGATTGAACAACAGTTTGAGGCGGGGATAATGCGAGACCCGGCTTCCATGGATAAACCGCGATCCGAACACACAATCGTATCCTTCCTCGATTTTGCGATAGCAGCGGACCACGTCCTTCGGGTCGTCGGAAAGATCCGCCATGACGACCGCCACGACATCGCCCGTAAAATGCTGGAGGCCGAACCGGATCGCGCGTCCCAATCCGCCGGGCGGGGTATTGTGGACCAGCCTGATTTCAGGATACTCGCGCAAGGCCTCCTCGACGACG
Proteins encoded in this window:
- a CDS encoding glycosyltransferase family 2 protein, with amino-acid sequence MASKAASERKPVPKNTLRYSIVIPAYNEEENILPTIETLAGELRSEQIPFELVIVNDNSKDGTPRVVEEALREYPEIRLVHNTPPGGLGRAIRFGLQHFTGDVVAVVMADLSDDPKDVVRCYRKIEEGYDCVFGSRFIHGSRVSHYPRLKLLFNRIGNLVIRIMFRTRHNDMTNAFKVYRRRVIEAISPLHACHFNITIEMSLSALIRGFSIATIPIGWSGRTWGQSNLRIRQMGRRYLATLLMIWFERILILDDVLADMPDAERQ